In Zingiber officinale cultivar Zhangliang chromosome 6A, Zo_v1.1, whole genome shotgun sequence, a single genomic region encodes these proteins:
- the LOC121994031 gene encoding probable E3 ubiquitin-protein ligase RHC1A gives MSLRHPSAAPRTCRLFWCYQCHRAVRLICSPSSDILCPRCYGRFLHEIDLPRPRLVIEFTPVHPFPPQQPHHFHHHPLFPPPNRRGYSDLDRLPRLNSNDPTARGGHPPPYLVSLPRPVHPNPRRPPTTVPVARPEDFYTGPNLNELIEDLTQNDRPGPPPAPSTAISALPTVNIADAHLTDGSQCPVCKEEFSLGEEAKQMPCKHVYHSDCIVPWLNLHNSCPVCRFQLPGGRQQENNATAAGANRGASSHPGGRWNWNTFFTLWPFGEQPSRAGNFPYRRRDENDNNTSNDFTVLPAFFLVSLCFLFFSFFL, from the coding sequence ATGTCTCTGCGCCATCCCTCCGCTGCCCCTCGGACTTGCCGCCTCTTTTGGTGCTACCAGTGCCACCGCGCCGTCCGCCTCATCTGCTCTCCTTCCTCTGACATCCTTTGCCCCCGCTGCTACGGCCGCTTCCTCCACGAGATCGATCTCCCCCGCCCTCGTCTAGTCATCGAGTTCACACCCGTACACCCCTTCCCTCCTCAGCAGCCCCACCACTTCCACCACCACCCCCTCTTCCCCCCGCCCAATCGACGCGGTTACTCTGACCTCGACCGCCTCCCCCGCCTCAACTCCAATGATCCCACCGCCCGCGGTGGCCATCCTCCCCCGTACCTGGTCTCCCTTCCGAGGCCCGTCCATCCTAATCCACGCAGACCACCTACTACGGTACCAGTTGCACGACCGGAGGACTTCTACACCGGGCCTAATTTGAACGAGTTGATCGAGGATCTCACCCAGAACGACCGCCCGGGGCCACCGCCGGCGCCATCCACCGCCATCAGTGCCCTTCCGACGGTTAACATCGCCGACGCCCACCTCACCGACGGCTCCCAATGCCCTGTCTGCAAGGAAGAATTCTCCCTCGGCGAGGAGGCAAAGCAAATGCCCTGCAAGCACGTCTACCACTCCGACTGCATCGTGCCGTGGCTTAACCTACACAACTCCTGCCCGGTGTGCCGGTTTCAGCTTCCCGGCGGCCGGCAGCAAGAGAACAACGCAACTGCCGCCGGCGCAAACAGAGGTGCCAGCTCACATCCCGGGGGAAGATGGAACTGGAACACCTTCTTCACCCTGTGGCCTTTCGGAGAGCAGCCATCGCGAGCGGGAAACTTCCCTTATCGGAGACGGGATGAGAACGACAACAATACGAGCAACGACTTCACTGTTCTTCCCGCTTTCTTTCTCGTGTCTCTCTGTTTCCTCTTCTTCTCATTCTTTCTCTGA
- the LOC121996483 gene encoding RHOMBOID-like protein 10, chloroplastic has product MAAYSSHHWFPASNSSGSTSPAHLLVVASSLRLGKHCRDLYSANLHVVFHPPASSSDGYSLDQKRDFACRKRYSSKSFSFLEKLSDSFSASCSSCFSFFTGKEFGRGYVNEGRMQIRNSGGKPVNGRMLTNVLLVVNVLVYAAQIATQGKLLLWGAKVNSLIDKGQLWRLATSALLHANIGHLMINCYSLNSVGPTVEKMSGSRRFLAIYFSSAIASSVMSYRFSQSPSVGASGAIFGLVGSYAVFVLRHRKLVGGAKEDLLHVAHVIALNMVIGFLSRGIDNWGHLGGLLGGAAVSWFLGPAWHMSRMADGKVVLADRAPIYQFINRRRLS; this is encoded by the exons ATGGCGGCCTACTCTTCTCATCACTGGTTCCCAGCTTCCAATTCTTCCGGGAGCACATCCCCGGCGCATCTCCTCGTCGTCGCCTCCTCTCTCCGTTTGGGCAAGCACTGCCGCGATCTCTACTCCGCCAATCTCCACGTCGTCTTTCATCCTCCCGCATCGTCGTCG GATGGCTATAGTCTGGACCAAAAAAGGGATTTTGCGTGCAGGAAAAGATATTCCTCAAAGAGTTTTTCCTTTCTCGAGAAACTCTCTGATTCTTTTTCGGCCTCGTGCTCATCATGCTTCTCTTTCTTTACCGGAAAGGAATTTGGGAGGGGATATGTGAACGAAGGAAGAATGCAGATAAGGAATTCTGGAGGGAAGCCCGTTAATGGAAGAATGCTGACCAATGTCCTTCTGGTCGTTAACGTGCT GGTTTATGCAGCTCAAATTGCAACACAAGGGAAGTTGCTTTTGTGGGGAGCTAAG GTGAATAGCTTGATTGATAAAGGACAACTATGGAGGTTGGCAACATCAGCTCTTCTTCATGCCAACATTGGACATCTTATG ATTAATTGTTACTCTTTGAACTCAGTTGGTCCTACAGTGGAGAAAATGAGTGGTTCTAGACGATTTCTGGCGATATATTTCTCTTCAGCAATAGCAA GTTCAGTCATGAGTTACCGGTTCAGTCAATCACCTTCTGTTGGTGCATCTGGTGCTATATTTGGATTA GTTGGTTCCTATGCTGTATTTGTTTTGAGGCATAGAAAACTTGTCGGGGGTGCAAAGGAGGATTTGCTTCATGTTGCCCATGTCATTGCCTTAAATATG GTTATTGGTTTTCTTTCTCGGGGCATCGACAACTGGGGTCAT CTGGGAGGATTGCTCGGTGGGGCTGCGGTATCATGGTTTCTTGGCCCTGCATGGCACATGTCGCGAATGGCTGATGGAAAAGTAGTGCTTGCTGACAGGGCTCCTATTTATCAGTTCATCAACAGGAGAAGGTTGTCATAG